AACAGCCAATTCTAATGATAATTGCGCTTCGGTTGTTTGAATCATGACATCATGCATTTCAATATCTTCACCCATAATCATCGCTTGCATCGACTGATCTGCTCGGATTTGCTGTGAACTTAATTGATAGAAGGCATCGCCTAAGATATTTCCAAAACCATTACTGCCATTAATATCTGCTGTCTGAAAGGAGCCCATTTGTTCTACGCCATTTAGACGGTCCAACATGATACGTGTACTTGCTTCGATATTCATTTTATTCCTCCTACTTAGCCGAAATCAGCAATGCTTGTTTCAGCATGTCTTTACCAGCCTCTAGAGCTGTTGCGTTCGCTTCATAAGCGCGAATCGTGTTCATCATATTAACCATCTCATCTGCCATATTTACATTGGATGAAGCCACATAGCCTTCTGCATTGGCATCGGGGTGTGAAGGGTCGTAAGTCATCACGACCGTCTCATCAGTCGCGATTTCTGTTGTTCGTACTCCAAAACTTTTTTGGTTGTTTAAGTTAAATTGACTCGAACTGCTTTTAAGCGCTTCCTCAAACACAATCGATTTTCTTTGATACGGACCGCCTTCTTCTGTACGCGTTGTATTCACATTCGCGATATTTGTAGAAAACGTATCCAATTTCAAGCGTTCTAAACTTAACCCGCTGGAGCTAATATGTAATGCATCAAAAACTGCCATTTTTCACTTTCTCCTATCCACCTATAATTGTTTTCAATCGTGAATACTGACCATTCAGCTGACTAATGAGTGCTTGATAGTACAATGAATTCTCTGCGAGGTTCACCATTTCCATGTCCAAATCTACGTTGTTGCCATTTTCTTTCACAGAGGTCCCTGTGCGCTTACTCACAATCGGTTTAATATCTGCGATGTTACTGCTTCCCAAATGTTGTTCTTGAGTCTTATTGATGGTCACGCCATGAACGGATTTAGACAGGAGCGTTTCGAATGCTACCTGATTCGTTTTGTAGTTATCTGTGTTTATATTAGCGATATTACTATTAATTGCATCTTGTCTTAATGATGATGCTTCGATTGCATTTTTCAAGAGGTTTAGGTTGATATTTGTCATATATTGATTGCGCCTCCGTTTATTATAAAATGATGAAAATTAAATGTGAAAACTTAACATTTAAAGGTTTGATTGAAAAACTATTGTTTATTCCTTGATAACTATAGCAGATATTTAATCGTATTCAACAAAAATATTATATAATAATAATGCATATATTTTAACGCAGAAAAAGGAAGGCTTTTGACTAATTATAGTCGTGAAAGCACTTCCATGGCTTGTATATAGGCATTAAATTTGGTTCCAAGATTCTAATAATTCCTTGACAATTTTGATAGAGTTGTCGATAATTGTGACATCTTTTTGAACGTTCGCAAGCATTGCTTGTTCATATAAGTAGGTATACATCGTGTCTAGACTTTTGGCCACTTCTCCGCCTTCTTCAAAATTAAGCGTACTTTGTAATTCTACAATAATATTTTGATGTTTTTGAAGCGTTTTATTCGCTTGTTCAAAGTCGTTTTTCTCTATAAAAATCTTGGCTAATGATAAGTTTTTAATACTTCCTTCAAATAACAGCGAGACTAATTTTTTTGGTGAAGCAGTTAAAATTTGATTCTGTTGATACATGTTTTTTGCATTTTTATTATACATAACGGACTCCTTATAAATGGTGGTTCACAAAAGTTGGTTGTTTTCTGGGATAAAGATAGTTTTTTACTAAGGCTTCTTTTTTATTCATCGCGCGCATTTCCGTTGCAACTTCTGCTTTTGCTACTTTTAGTACGGCAATCATTTCCTGTTGCTTCGTAATAATAGCCTGTAATAGCAACGCTTCCTCTGGTGAATAAGGAACGGCTTCCATTGTACTCAAGTAGACAACGAGTGGTTTTAAGTGACTAATAACTTCTTGCGCTTGAGCGGCACTGCCATCCCAGTTAGCGGTCATTTTTTGCATCTCTTTTATGCGTATTATACGTTCGTCCATATATTCACCTATTTATTATTACCATTTGATGAACTGACTTGACTCATGAGGTAATTTATTTGTGACTCTGCTTCCATCATCGCAATATCCAAAGCAGTGAATTGTTTAATATAACGTTCACGTTTCGCATCTAGTCGTTCATTAAAGACGGTAATGCGTTTGTCTAAATCTTTAATCATTTTGTCATAGGTTTCATTTTTAGTCGCAATGATTCCTTCTTTAGAGTCCGTAAAGCTATTAAGCAATGTACTGAATTTTTGTGCCATACCCACTTCGTCTTTTTTCGTAACCGTTGTTCCGTCGGCTGCTTCTGACGTTGTTTCAACCGTATAGTTAAACAAATCGGAAACAATCTTGCTGTTCTCTTTTAAAGCTGTTTCGAGTTTAGATTTATCCAACGTTGCTTTACCGCTACGATCTACACTGATACCGATTGCGGTCGCAGTATTATTCCCCGCGTTACCATTCGCAACAGGTTGGGTTAATAGACCGCGTAATTGTGATTGTAGACGCATGATACTGCCGTCTCCCGCAAGGGCCCCCGTTTTATTATTTTCCTGTGAAGGATCACCTACATCCAATTGCGTTGAAATAAAGGTCATCGTCGAGTTATATTGATCGACAAAATCTTGTACAAGCTTCGTACTAGCTTCTAAATCGTCGGTTACTTTGGCTGTGACTGCCTCTGTCGTAGTCGCTTGCAGAGTCAATGTCACACCTTCCATAATATCGGAAATCGTGTTGGTATCACGCGTAATAGCAATGCCGTTTACGATGACAGAAGCTTGTTTCCCTTGTGTGACTTGGTTCGGCTTCAGATTAGCGAGACCTAAATCATTCGCCAGTGTACCGCCAATAGTAATTGTTTTATCCCCTAAATCCTCAATTTGAAGAACCACATGGTTATCAATAATAACCGCGGAAACGCCGCTCTCTTTTGTAGATTCATTAATACGATCAATAACTGACTTAATGCTGTCTTTTTCTGAAATCGGAAGCGTTTGGGCTTCTTTACCGCTGATACCAATCGTTAAATCGCCAGCTTTACCCCAAGCACTAGTCAATTTTGTATCTTCAGCTAGCTCTAGTTTATTTCCTCTCATGTGAGTAATGTTATTTGATCCTACGATATCTAAGCCTAAGTCGCTTGCCACTGTCCCGCCGATGTTAATTTTTTTATTACCTAAATCCGCACTTTGAAGAACCACATGGTTATCAATAATAACCGCAGAAACGCCGCTCTCTTTGGTTGATTCATTAATGCGGTCAATAACTGACTCAATACTGTCTGTTTCTGAAATCGTAATTGTTTGGGCATCTTTACCAGCGATACCAATCTTTAAATCACCTGCTTTACCCCAAGCACTACTCAATTTTGTGTCTTCAGCCAGTTCTAGTTTATTTCCGATGACTTGCGTACGGGTTGCGAGCTGTTTCACTTCGATTGAAAAATCACCTGAAAGAGCAGCTGGACTCGCACTTAAAGTGAACTTTCCTTCCTGAGAAAGCTTCACTTTCTTTGCATCAAACGCCGCTGGTTTCGTTAGAGCATTCATTTTGTCGGTAAGATTCGTCAAACGTGTTTGCACATCTTTCCAAGCTGACTGTTCAGCTTTTAGAGACGTTTGTTCTCCTGTAAATTTAGTAAGCTTCCCTGATTCCGCTGAGATTAATTGTTCCACCGTTTCCATGGTAATCCCCGAATAGGTTCCCATGATGTTCATTGAACTTGCCATTTCTTCACTCCGTTCTATCCACTAAAATACCTGCTTGTTCCCAAATACCTGCAATTACATTCAGCATTTCTTCAGGTGGAAATTCTTTGATTACTTCGTGTGTTTGTAAATCAATCATTTTGACAATGGTGCGATTGGTGCCTTCATGTGTCTCGATTGAAAATTCTGTGTTTAAGCCTACCACATATTTATTGGCTTCACTGACAATTCTTTTTAAATCAGTCGTTTCATTAAAGACTTCTTTATCATCTGCTTGATTCTTTTTATTAGGTGCGACGTTCTTTTCTAAATAATTCTGTTTGGCATCAAATAAAATTCGGTTAACATGTGTGATCCGTTCCATCAGTATTACCCCCAGTTAATTATGCACGAATTATTCTACTTGTCTTTCTATCGGATGAAAAAAAAAATAATTAAGACAAAAAAACATGAGAAACGATTGTAGTCGTTTCCCATGTTAAAAATTTTATGAAGATTATTGCAATAGTTGCAATACGCCTTGTGGCATTTGGTTAGCTTGCGCAAGCATGGATGTAGCTGCTTGAGAAAGGATGTTTGATTTCGTGAATGACATCATTTCTTCAGCCATATCAACGTCACGGATACGTGAGTTAGCTTCAGATAGGTTTTCTTTTGTTGTAGTTAGGTTGTTGATTGTGTGTTCTAGACGGTTTTGTGTAGCGCCTAGGTTTGAGCGTTGCTCAGAAACTTTTTTAATTGCTCCGTCAATTGCCTCAATAGCTGTATCTGCTGCAGTTTTTTCTCCTACTTTAGCAGCTGGCATAAAATCTCCTAGTGCAACACCTTTTACACCCGGTTTGGTAACTTTACCGTCTCCATCAACTTCCTCTTTTACCTCTGCTACCACATCGTCATCTTCTGCTTTTTTACCTAAAGAAACTTTGTTATCAAGAAGCGCTTTAGAAGTCATGTTTTTGAGTTTAACTTCTAGCTTATCTTTTTCATTAGTATCTGCACCAATTTGTAAAGATACACTTTCTTCGTCAGCTAATAGTTGTTTACCATTAAATTTTGTAGTTGTAGCAATTCTGTCAATTTCTGAAGTCAATGCAGTCAACTCATCTTGAATAGCTGACAAGTCGTCGACACTGTTTGTTTCGTTTCCTGCTTGTACAGAAAGATCACGCATACGATTCAAGATTGAGTGTGTTTCGTTCAAAGCGCCTTCTGCAGTTTGGATTAAAGAAATACCATCTTGAGCATTACGAGTTGCTTGTGTCAAACCAGAGATTTGGTTTTTCATTTTCTCTGAGATAGAAAGACCTGCTGCATCGTCCCCAGCTTTGTTGATACGTAGACCTGAAGATAGTTTAGCTAAAGATCCAGATTTAGAAGCGTTAGCTGCGCCTAGACGTGAGTATGTGTTCATTGCGGAAATATTTGTATTAATTCTCATTTGTGTTGCCTCCTATGTTTTGTTTAATGAGGTCTTGCCTCTATTATTAGTTATCGGGTGTGGTTAAAGATAGTTAAGGAAAAAATTGGATTTTTTATTAATTTTGTAATTCCATTTCGCCCGTTAACGCAGTTACTTGCGCACGCTTGGCAATCCGCTCAACCCGCTCCATACTTGCTTCTTCGTCAACTTCGGCTAAGAAGAGGTTGGCTTGGCTTTTTAAGCTGCCGGAAGCTTGCATCATTTGTTGAATATTCGAAGACATTTCTTCAATGGTTGCCAGGATTTCTTCGGTGTTGGCTGATACTTCTTCTATGCTAGCCGCATTTTCTTCTGCACCTTGCAGGATTTCGTCTGTACTTGCGACCAAGCTGCTTCTCTTCTCATTGATTTCATCTGCCATCATAAACAGACCGGCAATTTGTTCAGCTACAAGAAGAATCTTATCGGATACCGTGATACTCGTATCTAACGCTTTTTGAACCATTTCCGTTTGTTGACCGCCAAGCTCCGTCGTTCCTTTGACATTGGTTAGCATTTCGTCTGATTTCACTGCAATGGTTTGAATAATACTATGAATGTTATTTGAAGCTGTATTACTTTGTTCAGCCAATTTTCGGACTTCATCCGCTACAACCGCAAAGCCGCGACCATGCTCACCGGCACGTGCTGCTTCGATGGAAGCATTTAACGCCAATAAGTTGGTTTGATCCGCAATGGCACTGATTGTTTGTGTCATCGTTTCAACTTCTTTAACGGCATTCGTTACGTCGTAGATACTTGTCATCAAAACAGCCATTTCATCGTTTACTTGTTTCCAGCTTTCACTTACACTCTTCACACTGCGCTCATTTACGCCGTTAGCTGTGTTCGTTTCATCCATATAGTTCCCAATTTTTACGATAACAGCTTCCATATTAGTTAGTAAATCAGCTAGTACTGTCGCATCTTGCGTCATTTTTTGCGTTTCAAATAATTGTGCATTCGTTTCTTCGGTTACAGATAAAATTGTTGAGGCAACTTCTTCAGTTGCAATTGTTGTTTGGTGAGACATTTCCACTAGTTCATTTGCCATCGTGAACGTATTATTGGAACCACTTTGAATATTTCCAATCAGTTCACTGAAATGTGCCACCATATCAGAAAAGGCAGCGGTAATATTCTCAAATTCATTCGGATCCGTGTAGTGAGTAGCCGGATTTGTTTTTCCAGTAAAATTTTTATAGTCAGTTAGACTAAACTGTGTCGTCAAATCTCCTTCACTTACCCGTAAAAAGCTACCCGTTAACATATTTGCAACCAATTTAATTATTTTATTTGAAAGCGTATATGCGATTGCCATTACGATACCTGAAGCTAGTAAAATTGCGATCAGGTTGTAGCGCCAATCATTGGTAACAAAGTGCATAAAAAGAAATAACGCGATCATCGGCAGAGCTGTCATCCCCAAAACATATGGCATTAACATCCCGCTTAAGTTTTTCTTGAGTACCAATTTTTTACTTTCTTCTTTTGCCATCCTATTTCCCCCTTTTGTAAAATGTAAACCCTTTACTCTTTATCGGTTGATTTATAAGAAAGTTAAATTTTAAAAGGTTTTATTTTACAAAAGTGATAGAAATCTATTCTATGTTGTACGATTTCATTTTCTCCATAAAAAAAGACTACCCTTTAGAGGTAGTCGAGAATCGTTGTACTTAAAACTTTCGTTCCCATTTGCAAGGAAGCCTGGTAGGCTACCTGCTCCATTGAGAATTGCATATATTTTTGGGCGATATCGATATCTTCTTTTGATGAAAGCATTTCTTGTAGGTTTAAGTCCTGACTTTCGTTGCGGGATAGCGCTGAATCTAAACGGTTAGAAATTGCGCCGATTTCAGTACGGAACGTCACAACGTGATCGATACTTGCGGTCGTGTCGGCTAACAAGTTGCTCAATGCAGCGACGTCGTCCTTTTGCAAGGCGTCTGTAATTTTTACAAACAAGTCCCCCATTTTATCGCTATTCAATAACTTCGAGCCATCCGTCATTAAATCTAAATTGACGCCAGACGAAATTTCACGGGAAATATTTTGTTTCTTTCCCTTGTATTGAATGCCTGTAATCGAACCATCATCCGCTTTCGTAATCTCGAAAGGCAGAATCGTTGTCTTGGTTCCGCCGAAGATGTACCGACCGCCGAAATTGGTGTTCAAGGAATCGACAAAGGTCTGCATTTCCGTTTCGACTTCGGCTTTAACCACTAGGCGGTCTGATTCATTCATCGTTCCGTTAGCGGCTGATTGCACCAACGTGCTAATTCGCATAAGGGAATCCGTTGCA
This genomic interval from Jeotgalibaca porci contains the following:
- the fliE gene encoding flagellar hook-basal body complex protein FliE, translated to MNIEASTRIMLDRLNGVEQMGSFQTADINGSNGFGNILGDAFYQLSSQQIRADQSMQAMIMGEDIEMHDVMIQTTEAQLSLELAVQVRNKCIEAFNEMKNMQF
- the flgC gene encoding flagellar basal body rod protein FlgC, coding for MAVFDALHISSSGLSLERLKLDTFSTNIANVNTTRTEEGGPYQRKSIVFEEALKSSSSQFNLNNQKSFGVRTTEIATDETVVMTYDPSHPDANAEGYVASSNVNMADEMVNMMNTIRAYEANATALEAGKDMLKQALLISAK
- the flgB gene encoding flagellar basal body rod protein FlgB, which encodes MTNINLNLLKNAIEASSLRQDAINSNIANINTDNYKTNQVAFETLLSKSVHGVTINKTQEQHLGSSNIADIKPIVSKRTGTSVKENGNNVDLDMEMVNLAENSLYYQALISQLNGQYSRLKTIIGG
- the fliS gene encoding flagellar export chaperone FliS yields the protein MYNKNAKNMYQQNQILTASPKKLVSLLFEGSIKNLSLAKIFIEKNDFEQANKTLQKHQNIIVELQSTLNFEEGGEVAKSLDTMYTYLYEQAMLANVQKDVTIIDNSIKIVKELLESWNQI
- the fliD gene encoding flagellar filament capping protein FliD, with the translated sequence MASSMNIMGTYSGITMETVEQLISAESGKLTKFTGEQTSLKAEQSAWKDVQTRLTNLTDKMNALTKPAAFDAKKVKLSQEGKFTLSASPAALSGDFSIEVKQLATRTQVIGNKLELAEDTKLSSAWGKAGDLKIGIAGKDAQTITISETDSIESVIDRINESTKESGVSAVIIDNHVVLQSADLGNKKINIGGTVASDLGLDIVGSNNITHMRGNKLELAEDTKLTSAWGKAGDLTIGISGKEAQTLPISEKDSIKSVIDRINESTKESGVSAVIIDNHVVLQIEDLGDKTITIGGTLANDLGLANLKPNQVTQGKQASVIVNGIAITRDTNTISDIMEGVTLTLQATTTEAVTAKVTDDLEASTKLVQDFVDQYNSTMTFISTQLDVGDPSQENNKTGALAGDGSIMRLQSQLRGLLTQPVANGNAGNNTATAIGISVDRSGKATLDKSKLETALKENSKIVSDLFNYTVETTSEAADGTTVTKKDEVGMAQKFSTLLNSFTDSKEGIIATKNETYDKMIKDLDKRITVFNERLDAKRERYIKQFTALDIAMMEAESQINYLMSQVSSSNGNNK
- a CDS encoding flagellar protein FlaG — encoded protein: MERITHVNRILFDAKQNYLEKNVAPNKKNQADDKEVFNETTDLKRIVSEANKYVVGLNTEFSIETHEGTNRTIVKMIDLQTHEVIKEFPPEEMLNVIAGIWEQAGILVDRTE
- a CDS encoding flagellin N-terminal helical domain-containing protein; this encodes MRINTNISAMNTYSRLGAANASKSGSLAKLSSGLRINKAGDDAAGLSISEKMKNQISGLTQATRNAQDGISLIQTAEGALNETHSILNRMRDLSVQAGNETNSVDDLSAIQDELTALTSEIDRIATTTKFNGKQLLADEESVSLQIGADTNEKDKLEVKLKNMTSKALLDNKVSLGKKAEDDDVVAEVKEEVDGDGKVTKPGVKGVALGDFMPAAKVGEKTAADTAIEAIDGAIKKVSEQRSNLGATQNRLEHTINNLTTTKENLSEANSRIRDVDMAEEMMSFTKSNILSQAATSMLAQANQMPQGVLQLLQ
- a CDS encoding methyl-accepting chemotaxis protein, producing MAKEESKKLVLKKNLSGMLMPYVLGMTALPMIALFLFMHFVTNDWRYNLIAILLASGIVMAIAYTLSNKIIKLVANMLTGSFLRVSEGDLTTQFSLTDYKNFTGKTNPATHYTDPNEFENITAAFSDMVAHFSELIGNIQSGSNNTFTMANELVEMSHQTTIATEEVASTILSVTEETNAQLFETQKMTQDATVLADLLTNMEAVIVKIGNYMDETNTANGVNERSVKSVSESWKQVNDEMAVLMTSIYDVTNAVKEVETMTQTISAIADQTNLLALNASIEAARAGEHGRGFAVVADEVRKLAEQSNTASNNIHSIIQTIAVKSDEMLTNVKGTTELGGQQTEMVQKALDTSITVSDKILLVAEQIAGLFMMADEINEKRSSLVASTDEILQGAEENAASIEEVSANTEEILATIEEMSSNIQQMMQASGSLKSQANLFLAEVDEEASMERVERIAKRAQVTALTGEMELQN
- the flgL gene encoding flagellar hook-associated protein FlgL encodes the protein MRIADNMLTRGYLKNLSVNQQNVQKFHQQLSSMKEVSKPSDNPLLVSQIMELKENIIQNGQYQTTLTDAKDWTDMQDAALSNATDSLMRISTLVQSAANGTMNESDRLVVKAEVETEMQTFVDSLNTNFGGRYIFGGTKTTILPFEITKADDGSITGIQYKGKKQNISREISSGVNLDLMTDGSKLLNSDKMGDLFVKITDALQKDDVAALSNLLADTTASIDHVVTFRTEIGAISNRLDSALSRNESQDLNLQEMLSSKEDIDIAQKYMQFSMEQVAYQASLQMGTKVLSTTILDYL